One Thermorudis peleae genomic window, GGAGCGCAATGGCCTCATTGCGGTCGTTCCCACGCTTGATGACGCGTTTACGCTTGCAAATGCCTATGCCCCTGAGCACCTCTGTTTGCTTGTGCAAGATGCCTGGCGTTACCTTGATAAAGTGATGCATGCTGGTGGTGTATTTCTTGGTGAACAGTCACCCGAAGTCATTGGCGATTATGTCGCCGGCCCAAGCCACGTGATGCCAACTGGCCAAACGGCACGATTTGCCTCACCACTCAACGTTGAAACATTCCTCAAGCGAACGAGCATCATCGCGGTCCATGAGTCTGGGCTGCGCTCCCTTGGGCCAACAGCCATCACACTTGCGCGAGCCGAAGGACTCACAGCACACGCCGCAGCAATTGAGCAACGGCTCGAGCGGTTGCGGCCTGATTAGTGCAGCCGGGCAAGCCAGCGAAGCGCTGCCACAACGCGCTCCTCTGTCGTTGAGGCAGCCTCCGGATCAAGATGCGATGCCGCCTCACGGGCTTCGGCTGCCGAATACCCGAGAGCCATCAAGGCATCGACGACATCGTGATCAATTGGCACGCTCGGCCCTCGCTCCGATGGGACAAAAGCGGGAAGCTTGCCCCGCAGTTCAAGGATGATGCGACTCGCTGTTTTCCGCCCAACGCCCGGCGCTCGACTCAGCTGGTCAACGGCTTCTCGTGCAATCAAATCAGCGATGAAGTCCGGTGTGCCAAGGGAAAGGATGCTTAATGCAGCCTTGGGTCCGACGCCGCCGATCGTTAACAGGTGCTCAAATAGTACCAGCTCCTGCTCCGTAGCAAAGCCATACAGCGCAAGTTCATCCTCGCGTACCCGCAAATGTGTCCAGAGCGAGACCACCTCTCCAAGCGAGCCGAGGTCATCAAGCGTCGTTTGGCTCGTAAAAACTTGAAATGTGACTCCCTGGACATCGATGAGCACGAAGCCAGGCTGTTTTCCTACCAAGATGCCACGAAGACCCCGAATCATCGCGCAGCCTCTGCCAGACGAAAGACACGCAGGGCATTCTGTCCGAGGATCAAGGCACGTTCCTGCTCGGTTAGCTCTACCTCAAGCACGCGACGCAAGAAGCGATCCTGCCGCAGGACAGGATAATCACTGGCAAACAAGACGCGATCAGCCCCAACGAGATCGACAACAGCGCGGAACACACGAAAGCGGTAGAGATAGGTACTTGCGGCTGAATCATATACGACCTGACGGGTAAGTTCTGCAACTTCTGGCATGAGTTCATAAAACGGGAGGCCGCCGCCCCAATGTGCAGCGATGACGGGTTGCCCCGGAAAAGCTTCCAAGAACGAGATAAACCGCTGGGGCCAGGCGTTGCCTTTGCCAGGATACTGATGCCCGAGCGGCTCACTGACATGGAAAAGCAACGGCCGACTGAACGCTCGGCATACGTCTACCAGTGGAGCAAAGGCCTTCTGGTCATCAAAGGCAAAGCCTTGGGCATCAGCATTGAGCTCGCCGATACCGACTGCGCCGCACAGAAAGCAACGCTCAGCCTCAGCAGCCGCAGTGGTTGTCCCAGGTACAACAATGCCAAGCCACGCAACGCGTCCGTTGCTTCGCTGGGCAGCGTCAGCAAGATACTCGTTATGCCACGCACAGAGCCCGGGATCATGCCATGGGAAACCACAAGCGATCGCGCAGTCGATACCAGCTCCATCCATTGCAGTAAGCAAATCCTCGAGCGTCGCAATCCGTGCACGCTCAGTGGCGTAGAGCGCGCCAAACCAAGGATCACGCTCGCAATACGTATCGCGGTGCGCCACAACCTCAGGAGGGAAAATGTGGACATGTGAATCAATAATCATTGGCGTACATCACACTACGGCAGAGCATGACCTAATGCAAGAATAACGCCAACAACAGCGATAAAGACGAGAATGCCAAGCAAGACAAGAACCACAACGAGCCAGTTCGTCCCAGGACGTGCTGGCGCTGGCTCTGCGGCAGCTTCAACTGCAGGCTTCACCCAGGCAACAATGGCACTGACGTTGTCGGTTGTCTGCTTCTGAATAGCCAGGTCGATCAGCGCTTTTGCAGCAGCTTCAGGAGGGTGAGCAAGCACAATTTGCGTCAATTCCTCCGGTGTGACTACATCATGAACACCATCAGAGGTAAGAACAAGGCGGTCATCAGCGAGGAGTTGGAGCTCAAAGATATCGACATCTAAACGCTGGCGATGGCCAAGTGCGCGAGTAATGACATTGCGATAATTGCTCTCGCGCGCTTCATCTTCCGTCAGCACACCAGCAGCCACTTGTTCAGCAACCAACGAGTGATCACGAGTAATCTGGGTCGCGCGCTTGGCACGAATGAGATAGGCCCGGCTGTCACCAACATTTGCGACGGTAAGCTGCTGATCGCGAATCACGGCAGCGACAAGAGTCGTGCCCATGAGTTGCTCTTCACCCTCGGGCTGCCATTCGGCGTAGATGCGCTCATTGGCTTGGCGAAAAGCTGTCCGGAGCCGCTGAGGAATCTCATTCGGCGCCAGGGGAGTACTGTAGTAGACAGAACGAAGCGTCTCAATCGCCAACCGCGCGGCAACCTCGCCACGCTGATAGCCTCCCATGCCATCAGCGATCGCGAGCAGAATGCCTTGTGTCCGAGCTTCCTCGCTGGCCGGATCCGTAACGAGCAACGCGTCCTCGTTCTGTTCACGGACTGGGCCAGGATCAGTTGCTGCCCCAACGTGGATAACAAGTTCTCGCGTCCGTTGCCCGACTGACACGTCCCTTTCTCCCCTTCGCCGCCGAGCACTCGTCGCTGCCCATTAGTATGAGCTGCGCTTCCCCAATCGGCAATGGGGTACACAGCATACCGTGGCAAGGATACGACAGGCGGGTATAATCCGGGAGGCACGTGCCCGAGAACTACTGGGAGCATAGTGCATGAGCGCTTGCCGCACCCATCTACGGTGGATTCTCATCCCCCTCGCTATTTTGCTGTTTGCTGGAAGCGCCGGCTGTCGTCAGCAGAAGCCTGCACTTGATCCCGCACAACTCCGTGATTTTGCGGCAAACCAATTCGAGCAGGCACAATCATTTCACTTTGTCCTCACGCACAGCCACGGAACGACAACAATCCTTAACGGCATGCAGCTTGTTCAGGCAGAAGGAGATGTCACAAAATCGAACCAACTCCACGCGACATTGTTGGTTCAAACCCTGGGAGCCCAGCTCCATCTCCAGCTTATTGGCATCGATGACCGAACATGGATGACGAACCCCTTTAATCCCAATCAGTGGCAGCCGCTACAAGGGGTGCGTGCACAGGATATTTTGAACCTCGGAGCGATTCCTCAGGCACTGCGCGCAATGACTGAACTGCACGTCACTGGCCAGACAAATCAGCAAGGAACACCTATGGCAATCCTTGAGGGGACACTTACATCGACCGCCCTACGGCCAGTGATCCCAAACGGGACGGAAGATGGCCTTCAGCTGAACGTACAGCTGTGGATCGGAGCCAATGACCATCGTCTTTATCAGGTCATCCTGAATGGCCCACTCACGAAGTCTGAGCCGCGCGATATCCAGCGCACACTTTCACTCTCTAAGTACGATGCGCCAGTTACCATTACCCCACCGACATCATAGTCACACGCCTGGTGCCGCCCAGTGTGATCGCGGCTTCGATGCGGTTGCAAGAGTCGGCAAGACTCGCCATGCTCACTGGCTACTGCTCACACTCACGCTCGGCTTTGGGGTGTTCTTTTCCGGCCTCGACCAGACAGTCGTGGTCACAATCCTGCCGCAGATGATGCCTGACCTTGGCATCACAGTTGATACATTTGGCAAGACTGCATGGGTCGTGAATAGCTATCTTCTGGGGTACACGATTGCCTTGCCGCTCATGGGGAAACTTGCTGATGTGTTTGGCCTGCGCCGGATGTATCTTATCAGCACAGGACTCTTCCTCGTCGGGACAGGTATCGTCGCGCTTTCACCGGGACTTGGATGGTTCACGCTCGCCCGGGCTCTCCAGGCCCTCGGTGGAGGAGCGCTACTCCCCATTACATTTGCAATTCTCGGAACGACACTGCCACCAACACGGCGGATCATGGCTCTCGGCCTTGTCGCAGCGCTTGACGATGCAAGCAGCTTGCTCGGGCCAATCTACGGAGCAGCGCTTGTTAACCACATTGGCTGGCGCGGGCTTTTCTGGCTGAACATTCCGTTGCAACTCCCTTGGCTAATCATGACGCTCCTGCTCCTTGGTACCGAAATTCGTCGGCAGGCTGATCTGGATTGGCCAAGTGCTCTCTTGCTGGTATTGGCAATTGGGACGGTTTCATGGGGTCTTACTGCACAAGGGAGTACTGTTGGCACATCTGCCCCGCTTCATCTGGCCATCGGCGTGCTTTGCGCCGCCATCCTTAGCCTCGCGTTCTGGCAACGGCAGCGGCGAGCACATGCCCCGCTGCTCACGCTCGACGGATCCCAACGAGGCCGCGTCCTGACCGGCATGAGCCTCTACGGCCTCGATGGTGCTGCAACCATAACGGCACTGGTCTGTATTCCGTTAATGACTGATGTCTTATGGGGAAAACCGACGATTGATGGAGGACTCAACCTCCTGAAATTGATGCTTTGGATGCCTATTGGTGGCATCATTGGCGGCTTGCTTACCCCACGTCTCGGATTTCGAACCGTGACGATTGGCTCATTTAGTTTGATCGCCCTGGGCTTTAGCCTGATGCGCCTGTGGCCAAACCCGCCATCATCAGCCCTCCTCTGGGGAACGCTCAGTCTCCTGGGGATCGGCATCGGGTTGAACGATGCGGCAATCCTTGGGCATACCTTGCATGCCTCTCCCAGTCGCGCACGCGCGACTGCTGCAGCATTCGCGCAGATGACGCAATGCATCGGTATGATGACCGGGATGGCCCTCCTTGCCTGGCTAGGGCTTGGCCACTTTACACAACAAGCAAGTCAACTGTTTGCCCAGAAAGGATTTGCCGTTTCTCCGACAGAATATCAGCGCCTCATGTTGCAGACATTTCGGGGAATCTTTCTCGTTGCAAGCATGCTCGCACTGTTGGCAGTAATACTTGCCTTTGCCCTGAACAATGACCGAGGAAAGCATCGCCTCTGGTTTGCAGAAGTAGCACTCAGCGAAGACGTTGATCACACTGCACCAGTAGATCAATCGCCATCCGATGAACCTGAACGGTGAGCCAGCCACGCACGCTGCGCTTCAGTGCGCAGGGCGTGTAATACCGCCGCAGGATCATCAGCGTGAAAGACAGCAGAACCAGTGACCAACACATCAGCCCCAGCAGCAATCCCAGCGCCAACATTGCTCGGCTTGATCCCTCCATCAATCTCGATCACTGCTGGAAGGCGTTGCTCATCAATACGTGCGCGCAAGCGCCGTACTTTCTGCAAGACAGACGGAATCAGTGTTTGTCCGCCGAATCCCGGATTTACCGTCATGACGAGAACGACATCAACGAAGGGAAGAATTTCCTCAATAAGCGCAAGTGGGGTTGCTGGATTCAGTGCAACGCCAGCCCGTGCCCCATGCTCATGAATAAGCTGGACAGTGCGGTGGAGATGTGGACTTACCTCTGCGTGAACCGTGACAATTGTGGCACCCGCTTCAATAAAGGCCTCAACATACCGCTCAGGCTCGACAATCATCAAATGCACATCAAGCGGCAACCGAGTCAGGCGTCGCACAGCTGATACAACCGGAAGACCAAAGCTTATATTTGGGACAAATCGGCCATCCATGACATCGAGATGGATAAAATCGGCGCCATGTGCCTCAAGGAGCCGGACGGCGTCAGCAAGGCAAGCAAAGTCGGCATCGAGGATTGACGGGGCAAGTGCAGGCAGCCGCGAGCGAAGGTCAACCATTGACATATGAGCGCTTCGCTCCTTTCTCTTGGGCAGAGTGTAATCGCTCTTGGTGAAGATTGCCCAATAGTAGAAGCCTCTGAAGCGGCTTCCCCTCTGGTACGCTTGAAGTAGTGGCACGCGCTCGACCGCTCGCCACCAAGATCGAGTAGCTAGGAGGAACGACCAATGCGCCGCATGACCGTGCCACTTCAGCAGATATCACCGGCAGTAGCTCAGGCAATTCTGTGCCGCGATTTGACTGCCACTATAGACGGCAAGCAGGTAACGGTGCGACGCGGGGCAACCTTGGCAGAAGCCCAGGAGCGGCTTGGCCCGCGACCTGACCTGCGCGCAACGGTGCTGCTGCCAGAACCTGATGATATAACGCAGCCTGATGCGTCACTCGCGCTGGCAAAAGCAGTGGCCGGCCCTGGCCTCACCCTCGAGGGTCCGCACCAGGGGCAAGTCAATGTTCGGGCTGAGCAATTCGGGCTGCTGCGCGTTGACAGCGACCGTGTCTACCGCCTGAATCGAACCAACGCGGCCCTCGTTGCGACAGCCTTCGACGGACGGGTTACGCAACCGGGTGACACTGTGGCGATTGTCAAGGCACCACGCCTCGTCATGGCCAAACGACTGCTGAATCGAGCCCTCGCCGTAGCCGAGGGTGGGCCAATTTTGCGGGTTGCACCATTCACCGTGCGAGCTATCAGTCTGATCGCTGGGACAAGAATTCGCCCAACAAACCTGCAAGTTGCTTCTGAGCAACTGCGAAACAAGCTTGCCCAGTTTCAGGCGGAACTCGTTGAGGTCGTTCATCTTGATACTGATGCTCCGGCGACCATCGCGGCAACCTATCAACGGCTGCTGCAAGCGGGCAGCGAGGTCTTACTTGTCGCAGGCTCAATCGTCCTCGATCCACAGGATCCGTTTCTCGTCGCAGCCCGCCGCCTACGAGCCCAATTTGTCTGCCGTGGCGCCCCAGTTGACCCTGGCACGATGTTTTGGGCCGCTACCTTCGGGACAGTTCCAGCCTTTGGACTTGCATCGTGTGAAATGTATGGACGAACGTCAATCCTCGACCTTGTCTTGCCCTACGCACTAGCGCGTGAACCGTTGACGCCCGCTCTCTTTGCTGGGTTTGGTTATGGTGGACTCTTGAACGAGACCATGGTCGTGCGACATCCAGGAACCGCTGGACGGATTCACGAACACGCGGCGGCAAGCGCGGCACATTAAGACTTTCAGCTCACTGCGACACAAGCCCTAAGGGGGGATGCTGTGCCACCGCTTATTCTCGTACCGGTTACGCTTGTCCCATTGGGAGAGCAGAAACTTGAGACAATCGTTCAACAGGCGCAAGGACTCAATGGTGAAGTTGTGCTCTTACACGTCCTGCCGCGTGGGACACTTCGACCGGATATGGTCACGCCTGCTGAGGCCATGGCACGAACGCACCTTGACACGCTCAGTAGCGTGCTCCGCCGTCGTGGCGTTCCTGCTCGCAGTATGGTCAAGGAAGGCCCAGTTGTCGAAACAATTATCAACGAAGCCGAAGCGCTGGACGCAGCCTTGATTATTTTGGGCATGACAGTACGGAGTCGTTTTCCGAGTATCTTGCGTGGCGGTGTTACCGACGAAGTCCTTCGCACTGCACCATGCCCCGTGCTCCTAGTACGGGCTGAACTCCCTGCTGAGCCCTGTTATCCCTTGCGTTCTTTTGCTGATGACGCGGCACGAGCTGGCGCCATCATTCCACGATGGCTTGGCCTGCGCACGGTCGAAGTATCGCGTATTGTGGGTAGCGTGAATCGTGTCCATGAGCTTGGCCCCGATTTTCTCCCCATCAAACCCAACCGTGCCGATCAAGAGCGGTTCCAACTTGTTCGGGCAGCAATGCTCCGTGGCGATCCTCTGCCACCGATCGAACTGTATAAGCTTGGCTTTGGTTACTATGTCGTCGATGGGCATCATCGCGTCGCAGCTGCGCGTCAACTCGGTCCGTCCACCGAACTCGATGCGTTGGTCACAGAATTTCTTCCGGTGAACGACCAAGCTGCTCACGAGCTGTTTGTTGCTCGGCGCCAGTTCGAGCAGGCAACAGGGATAACGCGCGTCGGAGCAAGCCGTCCGGCAACCTACCAGACAATGCTGCGCATGATCCAACATTACCAGCGGGACGCTGCCATACCAGACATACAAGAGGCTGCACGTCGCTGGTATAGCAGTGTGTTCGCACCACTGCGGCAGCAAATCCGGACACTCGGCTTTCCGCGCCAATTCCCTGGCGACCGGCCGGCTGATATTCTTGCTCGGGCAATCGAATGGTGGGAGCAGGAACATGGCCAGTTGCCTGAAGTGAAGGACCTTCAAGAAGTATTGGAGCAATTTATCCTCTATCATGACACCCTCACTGCTCCCTCAACCTAAGCGCGAGGGCAAGACGAGGGCGTACGGCAGGGAATTTGCTGACCAGTCGGCTAGCTTCGTATACTTCGCTGGCAATTGTGGTTGGGCGAGGCAACAACGGTACATCAAGCGATGATCAACAGCATTCAGCGTTTTGAGGATTTTGTCCAACGCATCATGGAAGGCTCGGTGGGGCGGATCTTTCGCACACCGATTCAGCCCGTTGAGATTGGCCGTCGCCTCGAACGAGCGATGGAAAGTCAGAAACTCTCGACCGTTGAAGGGCCAATCGTCCCAAACGACTATCTTGTCCGGCTTAACCCAGAGGATCTTGTGCAATTTGCGGATTTTCTTCGTCCACTCTGCAACCAACTTGAAGAGTGGCTACTCGATCTTGCGGAGGAACGTGGCTACGGCTTTATTGACCTCGTCCGGGTTCGGATTGTTGGTGATAGCAACATTCCACGGCGCAACATTCAAGTTGAAGCAAGCATTGCCCAGCTCCCAGACTATGATCCAGCAGTTGAGGCCGAGTGGCAACAAACGCAAGTCTTCCGTGCCCTTGAAGAAACCGGCAACGTCCCACCGAAATTCCTTCGGATCATTGGCGGGCCGCTTCCTGAGCAAACCTTCCTGATCCGCCAAAAAGTGACGACAATTGGCCGCGCACCCGATAACGACGTTATCCTCGAAGTCCCTGAAGTATCACGGCATCATGCGCGTCTTGAGTACCATCAGGATCACTATGAAATTGTCGATCTCAACTCAACAAACGGGACAATGGTCAACGGCCGCCCAGTCACCCGCTCCCCGATTACCGATGGCGATAGGCTCACGCTTGGTACCGTGAGTCTGCAGATTTTGCCGTATCAAGGACCGACACATGGAGAGCAATCGGCCGAGCGATGATGAACGCGCTGCCGTTTGAGTGGTTCGTCTTGCTGCTTCGCATCGTGTTCATTTTTCTTCTCTACTTCTTTCTTCTGTTGGTCATTCGGGTCAGTCTTCGCGAGCTGGCAGCACTAACAAATACCCAACAACCATCCGCGCAAGTGGCTTCGGGTCATCTCGTCGTGCAAGCACCGGGCAATACGACGTTACGGCCAGGGACTCGTCTACGGCTTGAACCAATCACCGTCATCGGACGACACCCACAGTGCACGATTCGCCTTGAAGACAGCTTCGTCTCGTCTGAGCATGCCCAGCTTACCTGGGATCGTGGGCGCTGGTGGATTACCGATCTTGGTAGCACGAACGGCACAAAAGTGAACGGTTTGCCGATTACTGCGCCAACTGGCCTACGGTATGGCGACGTTATCGAAGTAGGCGACGTGCAACTCTTGCTTGTGCCATAAGTCCCCAATAGCTGCCGGGCTGGCGGATATGGTAGGGTTCTCGCCGATATGGGCATCCTGCTTACGTACGGTGGTGCCCATCGCCCAGGATAATCATCGTGGGAAGAGGAAGGGGTTCTTCTTCGTGGTACGGCTCGCTCGATCACACTATGGATGGGCTATTGTCCTGCTTTCTCTCCTGCTGAGTGCGTTTTCCTCTATTCCCCCTGCTCATGCTGCCCCGAATTCCCCCGACGACCTCTTGATGCCACGGTACTTTCCTGAAACGGGGTTCTGGGTGGAAGGCGTTTTTCGCCAATATTGGGAAACGCACGGAGGTCTCTACGTCCATGGTTATCCAATTAGTGCAGTCTTTCAACAGGATGGCTATTGGCGGCAGTACTTCGAACGCTCTGTGTTCGAGTATCACCCCGAACTTGCTGGCACGCCCTATGCGGTCCTCCTGGTCCGTGTTGGCGCATGGCGTGTAAGCAACCGCACACAAGAGCCGCCTTTCCAACCAGTGAGCGCATTCCAAAGCTCATCTGATCACTGGTACTTTTCAGAAACACAGCATAGCCTCAATTACGGCTTTAAAGCGTTTTGGATCGACCATGGGGGACTCCCCAACTTTGGCTACCCGCTTTCCGAAGAGTTCGATGAGAAGAATCCAGACCCACCAGCCGGCGATGGCAAGGTCCACACTGTCCAATACTTCGAACGCGCTCGCTTTGAGTATCATCCAGAGAATCGCGGCACCCCGTGGGAAGTTGAACTTGGCTTGCTTGGCCGCGAATATCTTCAGGCTCGTGGTGCGCCACCAGAAGCAGTCCAACGGCAGAACCCTAACCTCCCCCCGCCTGATCCCATCACCGGCCGCCTTTATGGCCCGCATCTGGGCTATGGCTTCAACATCGCCTGGCGCGGCGATGATGGTGGGGCAGCATACAACCAGAAAGCACTCGACATGGTGAAACAAGCTGGTTTTGGCTGGGTACGTATCCAGGTCCACTGGGCAACACTCGAACCGTCACCCGGGCAATACCAGCCCCAGTCACTCGACCTTATCGTGAATCAGGCCAATCAAAATGGGGTCAACATCCTTGTCAGTATTGTTCATGCACCCTCGTGGGCTGACCCCAATGGTGGTATTCCACAGGATCCCACAGCGTTTGGCGCCTTGATGCAATATCTTGCTCAACGCTATAAGGGCAAAGTCCAAGCCTGGGAGATTTGGAACGAACAAAACCTTGCCATCGAAACTGGTGGACATGTTGATCTTGTGCGCTATATCAAACTCCTTGAAGCCGGCTATCGCGGCGTCAAAGCGAGTGACCCGCAGGCTATTGTCGTCTTTGGTGGCCTTTCCCCCACAGGCGTGATGGATCCATCACTTGGCATTGACGACCGAGAATATTTGAAGCAGGCCTATGCCTATAATAATGGCGAAATCAAACAGTATTTCGATGTTCTCGGCGTTCATCCGGGTAGTAACAACAACCCCCCAGACGCAATGTGGCCAGACCATCCTGGCCCAGGACCAGGTTGGCGTGATCACCCGAGTTTTTACTTCCGTCGGGCTGAGCAACTACGGCAAGTCATGCTTGATAACGGGGACGGCGCGAAGCAAGTGTGGTTGACCGAATTTGGCTGGACTACTGCGAACCAAGCGCCCGGCTTTGAATACGGCAATCAGATCAGCGAAAGTGATCAAGCGCAGTACCTTGTCCGCGCCTTTGAGATTGCGCGAACAGAGTGGCCTTGGGTTGGCGTCATGTTCGTCTGGAACCTCAATTTCAGCACGATGACTCAACCATCAGATGAAAAGTATCCCTGGTCAGTACTCTATGCCGACTGGAGTCCACGGCCATCCTACCTTGCATTGAAGAACATGCCCAAATAGTTGAAGGAGTACTAACATGAACGCGACGCTTCCGGCACAAGCCGCGACTGTTCGGGTACCAGGCAAGCTCTCGGTCGTTTTACCGGCATATAACGAAGCACTCAACCTTGAAGGCGTTGTTCGACGCGCGCTCGAAGTACTCCCGAGCCTTGCTCCGGAATTCGAACTAATCATCGTCGATGATGGAAGCACGGACGGGACTGGTCCGTTAGCAGATCACCTTGCCCAGCTTTCACCGACAATACGCGTTATCCATCACGAGCGGAACCGTGGGTATGGTGCAGCGCTTACGTCGGGGTTTCAGGCTGCAACCGGCGACTTTATCATGTTCATGGATGCCGATCAGCAGTTTGACCCGGCCGATCTGGCTCAACTTCTTCCTTTCCTGCACGATGCAGATCTTGTCGCCGGCTACCGCATCAAGCGGCGTGACCCACGTATTCGTCTGATCTACGCCTGGATCTTCAACCGCGCCATGCGGCTTCTTTTTGGCATTCCTGTCCGCGATATTGACTGCGCGTTCAAAGTTTGGCGGGCAGAGCTCTTGAAAGCGTTGGAGATTACGAGTAAAGGTGCGCTGATCAATACGGAGTTGTTAATTAAGGCGCGGCGCGCGGGCGCACGGATCGTCGAAGCTGGGGTCAACCACTATCCTCGGCCAACTGGTGAGCCAACCGGAGGCAATCCGAAGGTTATCCTGCGTGCAATGCGCGAGACGATTCGCCTATGGTGGCGAATGCTCTTCTACGAGCCACCAGCTGTGCCGACTCGCGGACAAGCACTACCACGCTATGCGCTTTGGATGCGGAGCGCAGTTCTTGGCACTGTCGGCCTTGCCGCACTCGGTGCACTCATTGAGGGGCTCCGCCGTATTCCTCGTCAAGAGTAATTGGAGGCAATTACCCGCTGTGCCTCTCGTGATGGCAGAGGGCGCGGCAAAGACGATCGATGAGAGCTGACACTGACACGCCCCGAATGGCAACGCGCTTCTGGGGCGAGCGATGGCCACTCACAAGTGTTAACGCGCTTGGCGGCACGTCGAGTAGTTCGCTCAGAAATGCGCAGAGCGCAGCGTTGGCCTTCCCATCGAATGGCGGTGCGGCAATTCGCACGACGAGTGCGCCATCACGGACACCAACGAGCGCAGTCACACGCGAGCGCGGAATCACTTTCATCGAAAGGATGACGCCCTGTGCGGTCTCCTGGAGCGCATGAGATGCGAGCAGCGCCTGACATTCATCGTGCTGCACGGCCAGGCCTTTCCAGCGCTTATGCACTATGCCACACTCCAAGTGTCAACAGGGGTATAGAGCAAAGGACAAAGCCTAAGGCAGCGCCGTGATGAAACCGCCGACACGAGAACCACAACAGACCGTCGTAACTCGGGCA contains:
- a CDS encoding cellulase family glycosylhydrolase, encoding MVRLARSHYGWAIVLLSLLLSAFSSIPPAHAAPNSPDDLLMPRYFPETGFWVEGVFRQYWETHGGLYVHGYPISAVFQQDGYWRQYFERSVFEYHPELAGTPYAVLLVRVGAWRVSNRTQEPPFQPVSAFQSSSDHWYFSETQHSLNYGFKAFWIDHGGLPNFGYPLSEEFDEKNPDPPAGDGKVHTVQYFERARFEYHPENRGTPWEVELGLLGREYLQARGAPPEAVQRQNPNLPPPDPITGRLYGPHLGYGFNIAWRGDDGGAAYNQKALDMVKQAGFGWVRIQVHWATLEPSPGQYQPQSLDLIVNQANQNGVNILVSIVHAPSWADPNGGIPQDPTAFGALMQYLAQRYKGKVQAWEIWNEQNLAIETGGHVDLVRYIKLLEAGYRGVKASDPQAIVVFGGLSPTGVMDPSLGIDDREYLKQAYAYNNGEIKQYFDVLGVHPGSNNNPPDAMWPDHPGPGPGWRDHPSFYFRRAEQLRQVMLDNGDGAKQVWLTEFGWTTANQAPGFEYGNQISESDQAQYLVRAFEIARTEWPWVGVMFVWNLNFSTMTQPSDEKYPWSVLYADWSPRPSYLALKNMPK
- a CDS encoding glycosyltransferase family 2 protein gives rise to the protein MNATLPAQAATVRVPGKLSVVLPAYNEALNLEGVVRRALEVLPSLAPEFELIIVDDGSTDGTGPLADHLAQLSPTIRVIHHERNRGYGAALTSGFQAATGDFIMFMDADQQFDPADLAQLLPFLHDADLVAGYRIKRRDPRIRLIYAWIFNRAMRLLFGIPVRDIDCAFKVWRAELLKALEITSKGALINTELLIKARRAGARIVEAGVNHYPRPTGEPTGGNPKVILRAMRETIRLWWRMLFYEPPAVPTRGQALPRYALWMRSAVLGTVGLAALGALIEGLRRIPRQE
- a CDS encoding DUF167 domain-containing protein, which produces MHKRWKGLAVQHDECQALLASHALQETAQGVILSMKVIPRSRVTALVGVRDGALVVRIAAPPFDGKANAALCAFLSELLDVPPSALTLVSGHRSPQKRVAIRGVSVSALIDRLCRALCHHERHSG